The Actinomycetes bacterium nucleotide sequence CGCGGTGAGGTCAACCTCAACACGATCCACCGGGGGGCCCGCCAAAATGCCTACGTCGGCTACTGGATCGACGAAGCCGTGGCAGGGCAGGGCTACATGCCCGAGGCGGTGGTGGCCGTGCTGCAGTTCGCGTTCGAGCAACTGCACCTGCACCGGGTGCAGATCGCGATCGTGCCGCGCAACATGGCCAGCCGGCGCGTGGTCGAGAAGCTGGGCCTGCGCGACGAAGGCGTGGCGCTTCGCTACCTGCAGATCAACGGCGTGTGGGAGGACCACATCCGCTACGCCGTCACCTCCGAGGAGTGGGCCGAACACGGCGAGGCGATGGTCGCCGGCTGGCTGGGTTGAGCTCAGTCCGCGTTTATGCGGGCTCGCAGGTCGGCGAGTCGCTGGGAGAACTCGGGTGTGTCCATCGACGTGACCTGCTTGGCAAGCTCATGGTCCACTGCATCTGTGTGCCGATCGATGTCGGCCACCTCGCACAGCGTGGCCTTGGTGTCGACGATCAGTTTCCTCGGTGTGGACGTGGCCCGGGCCGCGACCATGAGCGCACGCTCCATCAGGGACTCGGCGGGCGCCGCCTCCCATGCCAGGCCCGCCTCGACGGCTTCCTCGGCGCCGAGGATCTGGCCGAACAGCACCATCGCTGCCGCGGTCTGTGGCCCGACGATCCGCCGGAGCATCCAGGTGTGGCCGCCGCCAGGGTGGATGCCGAGGTCGAGGAAGCGGCAGTCGAAGCGGGCGTCGGTACCGGCGATGCGCAGATCGCATGCGAGGGCGAGGTTGAGTCCGGCGCCCACAGCTGGTCCGTTGACCGCCGCGATGGTTGGAAGGCGGCTGGCGGCGACGGCGAGGAAGCCGTCGTAGATCGAGCGCAGGCCTTCCTCGCGCGAGTCACCCAGTTGGGTGAGGTCCGCGCCCGCACAGAACGCCTTGCCCGCACCGGTGACCACTACGACTGTCACATCCTCGTCGGCCTCCAGCACCGCCATGGTGTCGACAAGCTCCGCGCACAGGCCGAGCGACAGGGCGTTGCGCCGAGCGGGATCGTCGAGGGTGATGACGGCAACGCCGTCGTGTCGCTCGAGTCGAAGGTGTGCCAACTGGGGGCCTCCTGTACCGTCATTCGCCGTGAGAATCCTCGCGGTCGCCGAACTGTACCCATGGCCCGCTGTCGACGGTTACCGGCAGCGCCTGGAACACATGCTGGGCGGCCTCGCATCGGCGGGCACGGTGGACCTCTTCTCTCTCGCTCCCGTCGACGGTGCACCATCGCAGCCCCCTCCGATCGACGGGCTAGGTGAAGTGGTCACTTCCCCGACGGTGCATCTCCCCTCCGGCGAGTGGATGCGCACATGGGTCCGTTCCGACGCCCCGCGGAGGCTGCTCACCTTCGACTGGACCGAAGCCCGCCGCGAACTGGCCGCATGGGGCCCCGAGCCGGACGTGGTCTGGTATTCGCTGCTCGACACCTGGGTCGCCGTTGGCGACCTGTTCCCCCACGCGGCGTCCATCGTCGACTTCGACAACCTCGAGAACCTGCACATGAGGTTGCGTCGCCGGCGCCCACCGCGCTTCGCGCCCGGGTCCGCGGTCGCGGAGAAAGTGCGCGGCAGCGCCCGGTGGATGGCATCACGGTCCCTCGATGTGGTCGACGAACGTCGTTGGGACGCCGGGCAGCGCCGCTGCGCCGAGGAGGTCGACCGTGTGGTTGTGTGCTCCGAGCTCGACGTCGAACGCTCGGGGTGCGACAACGCGGTTGCGGTGCCCAACGGCGCGGACCGTCCCAGCGGGGTCGACACCGATCGAACCCAGCTGCGCGGCGATGTACCCACGATGCTGTTCGTCGGCGCGCTCGACTACGAGCCCAACAGGGAGGCGGTCGAGTGGATGGTGCGT carries:
- a CDS encoding GNAT family N-acetyltransferase; amino-acid sequence: MLRPLAASDFEQWREVRRRCADWLTQWEPRPSPGQPDTVEDRNAFASRCSVRLREIQLGTGFGFGIFVDGGFRGEVNLNTIHRGARQNAYVGYWIDEAVAGQGYMPEAVVAVLQFAFEQLHLHRVQIAIVPRNMASRRVVEKLGLRDEGVALRYLQINGVWEDHIRYAVTSEEWAEHGEAMVAGWLG
- a CDS encoding enoyl-CoA hydratase, translated to MAHLRLERHDGVAVITLDDPARRNALSLGLCAELVDTMAVLEADEDVTVVVVTGAGKAFCAGADLTQLGDSREEGLRSIYDGFLAVAASRLPTIAAVNGPAVGAGLNLALACDLRIAGTDARFDCRFLDLGIHPGGGHTWMLRRIVGPQTAAAMVLFGQILGAEEAVEAGLAWEAAPAESLMERALMVAARATSTPRKLIVDTKATLCEVADIDRHTDAVDHELAKQVTSMDTPEFSQRLADLRARINAD
- a CDS encoding glycosyltransferase, giving the protein MRILAVAELYPWPAVDGYRQRLEHMLGGLASAGTVDLFSLAPVDGAPSQPPPIDGLGEVVTSPTVHLPSGEWMRTWVRSDAPRRLLTFDWTEARRELAAWGPEPDVVWYSLLDTWVAVGDLFPHAASIVDFDNLENLHMRLRRRRPPRFAPGSAVAEKVRGSARWMASRSLDVVDERRWDAGQRRCAEEVDRVVVCSELDVERSGCDNAVAVPNGADRPSGVDTDRTQLRGDVPTMLFVGALDYEPNREAVEWMVREVLPLIRRRLPAAVLRIVGRGAERVDWVAPVAGVDLVGEVDEIRPELDRADVSVVPIRAGAGTRLKVVEALAHHIPLVTTTVGTEGIDVVDAQHGQIADDERTFADACLRLLTDGALRQQMADSGAELFEQRYTWDAIGQRVAELALEVGGEGDRPAS